The Flavobacterium sp. 123 genome contains a region encoding:
- the pgmB gene encoding beta-phosphoglucomutase, with product MTKAFIFDLDGVIVDTAKYHYLAWKKIASGLGIEFTHEHNELLKGVSRVRSLDIILELGKVEASQEDKDKWLIQKNEDYLSYLVDMDQNEILPGVLPVLQFLKEKNQPIALGSASKNARPILEKTGILHYFDAIVDGNDVSNAKPDPEVFLIAAKLLKTEPKDAIVFEDSVAGIQAANIGNMVSIGIGEKSILEEAQYIFKDFTQIDKSFIEQLIRK from the coding sequence ATGACTAAAGCATTTATATTCGACCTTGACGGAGTAATTGTTGACACCGCTAAATACCACTATTTAGCATGGAAAAAAATCGCATCGGGATTAGGTATCGAATTTACACACGAACATAATGAATTATTAAAAGGAGTTAGCCGAGTGCGTTCTCTAGATATTATTCTGGAATTAGGCAAAGTTGAAGCTTCACAAGAAGACAAAGACAAATGGCTTATTCAAAAAAATGAAGACTATTTATCCTATTTAGTCGATATGGATCAAAATGAAATTCTTCCGGGAGTTTTACCAGTTCTTCAATTTTTGAAAGAAAAAAATCAGCCTATTGCCTTAGGTTCAGCGAGTAAAAATGCAAGACCAATTCTTGAAAAAACAGGTATTCTACATTATTTCGATGCTATTGTTGACGGAAATGATGTAAGTAATGCAAAACCAGATCCTGAAGTTTTTCTTATTGCGGCTAAATTATTAAAAACAGAACCTAAAGACGCCATTGTTTTTGAAGATTCTGTTGCTGGAATTCAAGCAGCTAATATTGGAAATATGGTAAGCATAGGAATTGGAGAAAAATCCATTTTAGAAGAAGCACAATACATCTTTAAAGATTTCACACAGATTGACAAAAGTTTTATTGAGCAATTAATTAGAAAATAA